In the Candidatus Aminicenantes bacterium genome, one interval contains:
- a CDS encoding DMT family transporter: MEYGAAAFLSLACTILAYSLWNIAVKHWHASNVSLFVNINPSLTAIFSYLFFGIGITFYFFVGGTIMLAGILIATLQRKTALPDETIPDVGG, encoded by the coding sequence ATGGAATACGGCGCCGCCGCCTTCCTATCGCTGGCCTGCACCATCCTGGCCTACAGCCTCTGGAATATCGCGGTCAAGCACTGGCATGCATCCAATGTCTCGTTGTTCGTCAATATAAACCCGTCTCTAACCGCGATATTCTCGTATTTGTTTTTCGGCATCGGCATCACATTTTATTTCTTCGTCGGCGGAACAATTATGCTGGCGGGGATATTGATAGCAACACTTCAGAGAAAAACCGCCTTGCCTGACGAGACTATTCCGGATGTCGGTGGGTGA
- a CDS encoding DUF3795 domain-containing protein — translation MSTRKEFFRSCFAIVLAGVGSFALFGKKGDEVKKEVGKEKKQIAKCGIVCSECPAYIATQKNDDALRAATAKKWSEMFKSDIKAADINCNGCQSDTGPLFNYCNTCEIRKCAREKKVATCANCPEYSCAKLDAFLAQVPEARAVLNGLRKGT, via the coding sequence ATGTCGACAAGAAAAGAGTTTTTCAGGAGCTGCTTTGCCATCGTTCTAGCTGGAGTGGGATCATTTGCACTGTTCGGGAAAAAGGGCGATGAGGTGAAAAAAGAAGTGGGCAAAGAAAAGAAGCAGATCGCCAAGTGCGGGATCGTGTGCAGCGAATGCCCGGCCTACATCGCCACGCAGAAGAACGACGACGCACTGCGCGCCGCGACGGCCAAGAAGTGGTCAGAGATGTTCAAGTCCGACATCAAGGCCGCGGACATCAACTGTAACGGCTGCCAGAGCGACACCGGGCCCCTGTTCAACTACTGCAACACCTGCGAGATCCGCAAGTGCGCCCGCGAGAAGAAAGTTGCCACCTGCGCCAACTGCCCCGAGTATTCGTGCGCCAAGCTCGATGCGTTCCTGGCTCAGGTACCTGAGGCAAGGGCTGTGCTTAATGGGCTGAGGAAAGGGACGTAA
- a CDS encoding proline iminopeptidase-family hydrolase, protein MKRNSIALLAVMALLAVACGQAPEKASTPVENADTTYAVEQGFVDANGVLIYYKIVGRGAPLLILHGGPGASHDYFLPYLLPLLRSNRLVFIDERGSGQSQKLEAPKAYTVEAMVEDVEAVRQKLNLGQINLLGHSFGGVLAQAYAIKYQQNLAHLVLCSTFQSTRKLNEVFRAMKAKMAPELLARIEKMEKAGLYGHGKDYEKNRYTQGYMIASWGEGYFPYLYQKRPDANYDPAANGSMAWDLYREMWGSHGEFVIDGNLVSVEYEDRLPTIKIPTLITVGDHDESDPSLARTMNEKIPGSKLVILPESGHMTFVDQPDLFNAAVDGFLHSREQ, encoded by the coding sequence ATGAAACGAAATTCAATCGCCTTGCTGGCCGTCATGGCCCTGCTGGCTGTCGCCTGCGGGCAAGCGCCAGAAAAGGCAAGCACGCCCGTCGAGAATGCGGACACAACTTATGCCGTTGAGCAAGGTTTCGTCGACGCCAATGGTGTTTTGATTTACTACAAGATCGTCGGCCGCGGCGCGCCGCTGCTCATCCTCCACGGCGGCCCCGGTGCCTCCCACGACTACTTCCTGCCCTACCTGCTGCCGCTGCTACGCAGCAACCGCCTGGTATTCATCGACGAGCGCGGCTCGGGGCAGTCGCAGAAGCTCGAGGCCCCCAAGGCCTACACCGTGGAAGCCATGGTCGAGGACGTCGAGGCGGTCCGCCAGAAATTGAACCTGGGGCAAATCAACCTGCTGGGCCATTCTTTCGGCGGCGTCCTGGCCCAGGCCTACGCCATCAAGTATCAGCAAAACCTGGCCCACCTGGTCCTGTGCAGCACCTTCCAAAGCACGCGCAAGCTGAACGAAGTGTTCCGGGCCATGAAGGCGAAGATGGCGCCCGAGCTCCTGGCGCGGATCGAAAAGATGGAAAAGGCCGGGTTGTACGGCCACGGCAAGGATTACGAGAAGAATCGCTACACGCAAGGATACATGATCGCCTCCTGGGGCGAGGGCTATTTCCCCTACCTGTACCAGAAGCGCCCCGACGCCAACTACGACCCGGCCGCCAACGGCTCCATGGCCTGGGACCTGTACCGCGAGATGTGGGGCTCGCACGGCGAGTTCGTCATCGACGGCAACCTCGTTTCGGTCGAGTACGAAGACCGTCTGCCGACCATCAAGATACCCACCCTGATCACGGTCGGCGACCACGACGAAAGCGACCCGTCGCTGGCCAGGACGATGAACGAAAAAATCCCCGGCTCGAAGCTGGTCATCCTCCCGGAGAGCGGCCACATGACCTTCGTCGACCAGCCCGACCTGTTCAACGCGGCGGTGGACGGCTTTCTCCATTCGCGTGAGCAATAA
- a CDS encoding YciI family protein — protein MSNKKETMQFAVIAYDGNDKDALARRMVVREAHLKVGKEMHDAGKWLYAAGILNDEGKMCGSMIVCEFESKAEMEKQWLSREPYIAGKVWQKIDIRRVQVAPFCAPK, from the coding sequence GTGAGCAATAAGAAGGAAACCATGCAGTTCGCGGTGATCGCTTATGACGGGAACGACAAGGACGCCTTGGCTAGGCGGATGGTGGTGCGGGAGGCGCACTTGAAGGTGGGCAAGGAGATGCACGACGCCGGCAAATGGCTCTACGCTGCCGGCATCCTCAATGACGAGGGGAAAATGTGCGGCTCGATGATCGTCTGTGAGTTCGAGTCAAAGGCAGAAATGGAGAAACAGTGGCTCAGCCGGGAACCTTACATCGCCGGCAAGGTGTGGCAGAAAATAGACATCCGCCGCGTCCAAGTCGCCCCCTTCTGCGCGCCGAAATAG
- a CDS encoding flavin reductase, with protein sequence MIAPIKTKDLVLPSVDIWFKRWFVLTAGRMEKFNSMTVAWGSIGGMWEMPFVQVVVRPTRHTFGFMNDSATFTLCSFPATYRKDLAIIGSKSGRDCDKIALTHLTPVKSAVVAAPCFKEADLVIECRKIYWQDLDDRNFLSDKIAVQYPQMDYHRVFFGEILRIRGSREFRKK encoded by the coding sequence ATGATCGCGCCCATCAAAACCAAGGACCTGGTTTTGCCCTCGGTCGATATCTGGTTCAAGCGCTGGTTCGTGCTGACCGCCGGCCGCATGGAAAAGTTCAACTCGATGACCGTTGCCTGGGGCAGCATCGGCGGCATGTGGGAGATGCCTTTCGTCCAGGTCGTGGTCCGGCCCACGCGACACACCTTCGGCTTCATGAACGACTCCGCCACCTTCACCCTGTGCTCGTTTCCCGCCACGTACCGCAAGGACCTGGCCATCATCGGCAGCAAGTCGGGCCGCGACTGCGACAAGATCGCCCTGACGCATCTGACGCCGGTGAAGTCGGCGGTTGTCGCGGCTCCTTGTTTCAAGGAAGCCGACCTGGTCATCGAATGCCGGAAAATATACTGGCAGGACCTCGACGACCGGAATTTCCTCTCCGACAAAATCGCCGTCCAATACCCGCAAATGGATTATCACCGCGTCTTTTTCGGCGAGATCCTGCGCATTCGCGGCAGCCGGGAGTTCAGGAAGAAATAA